GTCGTGAAGCACGTACAACCCCTCCTCGGTGCGTGGTGGCTCGCGTCGTGACATGGGCGTGCGTTGGGAGGGCTGCGGGAAGGACCTTTCTACACGGGGTCGTCGGGATCGTGGCGTTCGCGAACGCGCTCGACCTCGCTCGCGTAGATCTCGCGCGTTTCGGGGTCATCGACGTACCCGAGGTTGCCGGGGTCGACCTCGAGCGAGGCTCTCGTCTCGCGGCCGGGCCCGGAGAAGCTCGGCAGGGCGCGCTCCTTGCGGAAGTCGCGGCGCCCGTCGGGGGTCGCGTAGGTGAGGACGATGACGTTCTGTTCGTCGTCGGAGTAGGTGCGCTCGACGAGCCACACCCGGACGGGGTCGCTCATAGTGGGGGATACACCACCACGACGGGTGTGGGTGTCGGAAACGAAACGCTTTCACCTCGCCCGTCTGAACGGAACTCAATGCGAAAGAGTGGGCCGCCCAAGGGACTCATCTCGTATCTCGTCCTCGAGCTCCTCGCCGAGCGCCCCCGGTACGGCTACGAGATCCTGAAGGAGATCACCGAGATCAGCGGCGGCCACTGGGAGCCCTCCTACGGCTCGGTCTACCCCATCCTTTACAAGTTCGAGGAGGAGGGCTGGGCCGAGCGGGTCGAGCGCGAGGACGAACCCGACCGCAAGTACTTCGCGCTCACCGACGCGGGCCACGGGGAGCTGGGGGACAAACGCGAGGAGATCGCGACGACGGGCCGGGAGTTCGCGGACGTCATTTTGGGGTTCTACCACGTCTACGTCGCGCTCGCGACCGACGAGCGGTTCTCGGTACCCGACGAGGAAGGGGAATGGCGCTTCGACGACGAGTTCAGCGCGTGGATCGCAGAACAGGTCGTGCGCCACTATGAGCGGGACTTCGGCGAGTTCGAGCGGATCGAGATCACCCCAGAGGAGTTCCGCGAGCGCTACGATCTAGGCGAGTAGTCCCTGCCCGAAGATCATGAGCACCAGCCCCATCAGCATCGTCACGCCCACCGAGATCGTCACCGTCTTCGTCAGCTCGTAGCTGCCTTCGATGGGTAATCGGGAGACGATCGCCTCGGTGCTCGACCGCAGGATATGCCCGCCGTCGAGCGGGAAGGCGGGGATGCAGTTGAAGAAGCCGAGGTTGAGGTTGATCCAGCCGGTCCAGAACAGCAGGTTCGCGAGCAGGAAGACGCCGCCGCCCAGCGGCGCGAGCGCCCCCTCGACGACGTAGAAGTTCGTGGCGAAGCCGGTGAAGCCCGCGAAGTTGAAGGGCAGGCCGAACCCGCCGATGCCGGCGAGCGGCAGCAGGAGCGCGACGACGATCGCGCCGACGAAGGTGTCGCTTCCCTCGCCGCCGATCAGCCCGAGATAGGTCTCGGCGGGATACGGCTGGATGCCGAGATCGTCGACGACCAGCCCGGTCACGCCGGGCTGGACCTCGATCCCGACCTGCCCGTAGCCTTCGGGATGCTCGCCGAGCTCGACGGCGTAGCTCTCGGGCTCGCCGTCGACGTACGCCTCGATCTCGACCTCCTGACCGGGCTCGGTCCCCTGGAGGACGGTCGTCAGCTCCTCGTCGTCGAGCACGCGCTCGCCGTCGATCGCCGTGATCACGACCTGCTCGCCCTCGAGCATGCCGGCCTCGGCGCCGGGACCGTCTCCGACGGCCGAGAGCGCGCCCGCGGCGAAGGTGTGTTCCTCGCCGTCGCCGGTTTCGACGGTCGCGATCGGTTCCGCGGCGATGGCCTCGCGGAACTCGTCGTCGGCCGTCACTGCCTCGTCGTTCACCGCGGCGATCGAATCGCCGGTGTCGAGCCCGCTCGGGCCGTCCTCGACGGCCTCGATGACGCTCACCTCGCGGTCGACGGTCACCTCGCGTTCCTCGTCCCCGCTCGCGACCGTCAGGGCCACCTCGCCCTCGGCGTCGGCCAGCGCCGCCTCGAGCTCGTCCTCGTCGGCGATCGCCTCGCCCTCGACGGCGGTGATCCTGTCGCCCTCGGCGATACCGGCCTCGTCGGCCGGCGAGCCGGGGAACGACCCGCCGACCGCGGCGCCGGGCGCGACCCCGATCGCGCCGACGACCGGGCCGAACAGCAGCGCGAAGGCGACGATCGTCACGATGAAGTTCGCGGTGACGCCCGCGGCGAACATCCGCGTCTTCCCGCCGCGGTCGGCCCGCTCCTGGCTCTCGTAGTCGGGCTCGACGAACGCGCCCATCGGGACGATCGCGAGCAGCGCGACGCCCATCGACTCGATGTCGATGTCCTCGACCCGGCAAAGGAGTCCATGAGCGCCCTCGTGGACGACCAGGGCGACCAGGAGTCCGAAGACGATCTCGGGAGCCACCGAAAGGGGCAGGAAGTCGTTGACGCCGGGGACGATGACGACGTTCCGGGGTTCGGTGACCGCGCTCGCGGTCGTCTCCGGTGTGTAGAGCGCCGAGATGGCCGTAAAGAGGACGAAGGCGAACGACAGCGTCATCACGACGAGCGCGATCCCGACGCCGACGTTGCTGAAGGCGCGCCAGAACCGCTTTGGCTTCGAGAGCCGATCGAGGAGGTCGCGGCCGCGTTTCGTGTGGAGGGTGATGATCGGGCCCTGGGTGCCGACGTAGCCGGGCAACAGCCCCCGGTTGCGAAGCGAGAGGAGGGCCGCCCAGTAGAGCGCGAGACCCACGAGGACCCACGTGAGCGTACTCATTACCCCTCTTCGGCGGTGCCCGCTCAAATGGGTTTGGTTCGAGCGCTACCGGAACTGCTTCAGCACCGCGAGGTCGTGATCGGTGCGGGTGAACTCCGCGGTCCGTCCCTCGGCCGCACAGCCGTCACACTCGAACTCCGCGCTGTGGGCGGGCAGATCGGCCGGCTTTCGCTCCCAGGTCTTCCGGCAGTCGGGACAGAACAGCCGCACGAA
The sequence above is a segment of the Halalkalicoccus tibetensis genome. Coding sequences within it:
- a CDS encoding PadR family transcriptional regulator: MRKSGPPKGLISYLVLELLAERPRYGYEILKEITEISGGHWEPSYGSVYPILYKFEEEGWAERVEREDEPDRKYFALTDAGHGELGDKREEIATTGREFADVILGFYHVYVALATDERFSVPDEEGEWRFDDEFSAWIAEQVVRHYERDFGEFERIEITPEEFRERYDLGE
- a CDS encoding site-2 protease family protein, producing the protein MSTLTWVLVGLALYWAALLSLRNRGLLPGYVGTQGPIITLHTKRGRDLLDRLSKPKRFWRAFSNVGVGIALVVMTLSFAFVLFTAISALYTPETTASAVTEPRNVVIVPGVNDFLPLSVAPEIVFGLLVALVVHEGAHGLLCRVEDIDIESMGVALLAIVPMGAFVEPDYESQERADRGGKTRMFAAGVTANFIVTIVAFALLFGPVVGAIGVAPGAAVGGSFPGSPADEAGIAEGDRITAVEGEAIADEDELEAALADAEGEVALTVASGDEEREVTVDREVSVIEAVEDGPSGLDTGDSIAAVNDEAVTADDEFREAIAAEPIATVETGDGEEHTFAAGALSAVGDGPGAEAGMLEGEQVVITAIDGERVLDDEELTTVLQGTEPGQEVEIEAYVDGEPESYAVELGEHPEGYGQVGIEVQPGVTGLVVDDLGIQPYPAETYLGLIGGEGSDTFVGAIVVALLLPLAGIGGFGLPFNFAGFTGFATNFYVVEGALAPLGGGVFLLANLLFWTGWINLNLGFFNCIPAFPLDGGHILRSSTEAIVSRLPIEGSYELTKTVTISVGVTMLMGLVLMIFGQGLLA